A genomic region of Torulaspora delbrueckii CBS 1146 chromosome 7, complete genome contains the following coding sequences:
- the TDEL0G04460 gene encoding pirin family protein (ancestral locus Anc_6.23), which produces MLMTKKNSKKNICRNQCYGYKLGLLLLALWLGIRFSLLEESITSRKIITDFISQSETMSKTLQVRSIIKNFVATQQEEGVGATVRRSIGTMQMRRFSPFLMLDHFTVSPPAGFPDHPHHGQETITYMLGGMLAHEDFSNSKGILSPGDLQFMTAGKAIIHSEIPVKMDSGQPAVGLQLWVDLPEKLKNCEPRYRDLKAKDIPVIKPSEHLKVTVISGTSYGVQSARDLAYTPVHYYHFATSKKGTEFVQEFPRVFNAFMYILKGSIGIGEKLFPQFSTVFFDTDGDAVEGFSASDNAEFVLIGGEILHQDVVQHGPFVETNRERLIEVFHNYQNSINGFDRGRNWRSTIAGGITESEAKKDFRNSKGIK; this is translated from the coding sequence ATGCTTAtgacaaagaagaatagcaagaagaacataTGTCGAAATCAATGCTATGGCTATAAATTGGGCTTGCTTTTACTCGCTCTTTGGTTAGGTATAAGATTCTCTCTGCTAGAAGAATCAATTACATCTCGTAAGATTATCACAGACTTTATTTCACAATCAGAAACTATGAGCAAGACTTTACAAGTTCGTTCTATTATCAAAAATTTCGTTGCCACACAACAGGAAGAGGGTGTTGGCGCCACTGTCAGACGTTCTATTGGTACCATGCAAATGAGAAGGTTCTCTCCCTTCCTGATGCTCGATCATTTCACTGTCAGCCCTCCAGCTGGTTTTCCTGATCATCCACACCATGGCCAGGAGACTATCACCTATATGCTAGGCGGTATGCTTGCACATGAGGATTTTTCTAATTCCAAAGGTATTTTATCACCTGGAGATTTGCAGTTTATGACAGCCGGAAAGGCGATTATTCACTCTGAGATACCAGTAAAGATGGATTCCGGTCAGCCTGCGGTCGGTCTGCAACTGTGGGTTGACCTTCCTGAAAAGCTAAAGAACTGTGAGCCTCGCTACAGGGACCTCAAGGCGAAAGACATTCCAGTGATAAAACCTTCTGAGCACCTGAAAGTCACAGTCATCAGCGGTACCTCCTATGGAGTTCAATCAGCGAGGGACCTGGCCTACACGCCGGTTCATTACTACCACTTTGCTACATCGAAGAAAGGTACAGAGTTTGTTCAAGAGTTTCCTAGGGTTTTCAATGCCTTCATGTACATCTTGAAGGGCTCTATAGGgattggtgaaaaattgtttCCGCAATTCTCTAcagttttctttgatacaGATGGCGATGCCGTTGAGGgcttttcagcttctgaTAACGCAGAATTTGTGTTAATTGGTGGTGAAATCCTGCACCAGGACGTTGTGCAGCATGGCCCCTTCGTCGAAACAAACAGAGAACGTTTGATTGAGGTATTCCACAACTATCAGAATAGTATCAATGGCTTCGATAGAGGTCGTAACTGGAGGTCCACGATAGCAGGCGGCATTACAGAGAGTGAAGCCAAGAAAGACTTTCGTAACTCCAAAGGCATAAAATAG